Proteins co-encoded in one Bacillus sp. 2205SS5-2 genomic window:
- a CDS encoding DnaD domain-containing protein, protein MDYKQLLLTWLEKGSIQLPNMLLSHYSKMNIAETELVLLIQILSYQQKGIRFPTPEQLASTMTISSEHSSSILRQLLQKGLLTIEEGTSPEGIRYEQYSLQSLWEKMISTLELEEKSSNLQQNLMDEGDLYKAFEQEFGRPLSPIEVETLSMWIDQDHQNTTIIKAALKEAVISGKVNFRYIDRILFEWKKSGVNTIEQARAHSERFRQKQPQREKKEIPRNKSVPFYNWLEQ, encoded by the coding sequence ATGGATTATAAACAACTTTTGTTGACATGGTTAGAAAAAGGAAGCATTCAGCTCCCCAACATGTTACTCTCCCATTATTCAAAAATGAACATCGCAGAAACAGAGCTTGTTCTGCTGATACAGATATTATCTTATCAACAAAAAGGGATAAGATTTCCCACCCCTGAACAGCTGGCGAGTACGATGACTATATCGTCGGAACACAGTAGTTCGATTCTTCGTCAACTCTTACAAAAAGGTCTTCTAACAATCGAAGAGGGGACTTCTCCTGAAGGGATTCGATATGAGCAATATTCACTTCAATCGCTCTGGGAAAAAATGATATCTACTTTAGAACTAGAAGAAAAATCAAGTAATCTTCAACAAAACTTGATGGATGAAGGTGATTTATACAAAGCTTTTGAACAAGAATTTGGACGACCCTTATCTCCAATTGAAGTAGAAACACTTTCCATGTGGATAGATCAAGATCATCAAAATACAACCATTATTAAAGCAGCGCTTAAAGAAGCGGTGATTTCAGGAAAAGTCAATTTTAGGTATATTGATCGCATTTTGTTCGAGTGGAAGAAAAGTGGTGTGAACACAATCGAACAAGCAAGAGCACATAGCGAACGCTTTCGACAAAAACAACCACAACGAGAGAAAAAAGAAATACCAAGAAATAAATCCGTTCCGTTTTATAATTGGCTGGAGCAATAG
- the asnS gene encoding asparagine--tRNA ligase — translation MKTTISEVSKYVGEEVTLGAWLANKRSSGKIAFLQLRDGTGFIQGVVVKSEVGEEVFKQAKSLTQETSLFVTGVVQEDTRSPFGYELQVNSVDVIHEAVDYPITPKEHGTEFLMDHRHLWLRSKRQHAVMKIRNEIIRATYEFFNKEGFVKVDPPILTGSAPEGTTELFHTKYFDEDAFLSQSGQLYMEAAAMALGKVFSFGPTFRAEKSKTRRHLIEFWMIEPEMAFYQFEDNLKVQEEYVSYVVQSVLENSTLELDRLGRDTSKLEKIKVPFPRITYDDALKFLHENGFDDIQWGDDFGSPHETAIAESFDMPVFITHYPTSLKPFYMQPDPNNEDVVLCADLIAPEGYGEIIGGSERIHDTELLQKRVEEHDLDAEAYKWYLETRQYGSVPHSGFGLGLERTVAWISGVEHIRESIPFPRLLNRLYP, via the coding sequence GTGAAAACTACAATAAGTGAAGTTAGTAAATATGTTGGAGAAGAAGTCACATTAGGCGCTTGGCTTGCTAACAAGCGTTCTAGTGGAAAAATAGCTTTTCTACAACTTCGTGATGGTACTGGATTTATTCAAGGAGTTGTTGTGAAAAGTGAAGTTGGAGAAGAGGTTTTTAAACAAGCCAAATCGCTAACACAAGAAACGTCACTTTTTGTTACGGGGGTTGTGCAGGAGGATACTCGCTCTCCATTTGGATATGAATTGCAAGTGAACAGTGTAGATGTTATTCATGAAGCAGTCGACTATCCTATTACGCCGAAGGAGCATGGAACCGAATTTTTGATGGATCACCGCCATCTTTGGTTACGTTCTAAACGTCAACACGCCGTAATGAAAATTCGTAATGAAATCATTCGAGCAACATATGAATTCTTTAATAAAGAAGGATTTGTTAAAGTCGATCCTCCTATTTTAACAGGAAGTGCACCAGAAGGTACGACAGAGTTATTTCATACCAAATATTTTGATGAAGATGCGTTTTTGTCGCAAAGTGGACAGCTTTATATGGAAGCGGCAGCGATGGCCCTTGGTAAAGTGTTCTCATTCGGGCCGACGTTTCGTGCAGAAAAATCCAAAACTCGTCGTCATCTAATTGAGTTTTGGATGATCGAACCGGAAATGGCATTCTATCAATTTGAAGATAACTTAAAAGTTCAAGAAGAATATGTATCGTATGTTGTTCAGTCGGTCCTTGAAAATTCTACGTTAGAATTAGATCGTTTAGGAAGAGATACATCTAAGTTAGAAAAAATTAAAGTGCCATTTCCGCGCATAACCTATGATGATGCGCTTAAATTTCTACATGAAAATGGATTTGATGATATTCAATGGGGAGATGACTTTGGTTCTCCTCATGAGACGGCGATTGCAGAAAGCTTTGATATGCCTGTGTTTATCACGCATTATCCAACCAGCTTAAAACCATTTTATATGCAACCTGATCCGAATAATGAGGATGTCGTTCTCTGTGCAGATTTAATAGCTCCTGAAGGATATGGAGAAATCATTGGTGGGTCAGAACGTATTCATGACACTGAATTACTGCAAAAACGTGTAGAAGAACATGATTTAGACGCTGAGGCGTATAAATGGTACTTAGAGACACGTCAATATGGATCAGTTCCACACTCAGGCTTTGGACTAGGTCTAGAACGAACAGTAGCGTGGATTAGTGGAGTGGAACATATTCGTGAATCAATCCCGTTCCCCCGTCTTTTAAATCGTCTTTATCCATAA
- a CDS encoding cell wall elongation regulator TseB-like domain-containing protein: MNKGIIISIILFFCLLGLGVNIYLNAREPFESAKDYAINQSIENTEIQEVLETYYYNGKESLVSVVGLNAKNEKLIAFVPENKKKEITVQKWANGMSENEALTKLKNEKTISKLVSTQLGLENVGPVWEIAYLDQEEDLNYYYILFETGEWWRSIENL, from the coding sequence ATGAATAAGGGAATCATAATCTCAATTATCCTCTTTTTCTGCCTCTTAGGATTAGGAGTTAATATTTATTTGAATGCGCGTGAGCCTTTTGAATCCGCAAAGGATTATGCCATCAATCAGTCAATAGAAAACACTGAGATTCAAGAAGTACTTGAAACATATTATTACAATGGAAAAGAATCATTAGTATCAGTTGTAGGCCTCAATGCAAAAAATGAAAAATTAATTGCTTTTGTACCTGAAAATAAAAAGAAAGAAATAACCGTACAAAAATGGGCCAATGGAATGTCTGAAAATGAAGCACTAACGAAATTGAAGAATGAAAAGACAATAAGCAAACTTGTCTCGACTCAACTAGGATTAGAAAATGTGGGTCCAGTCTGGGAAATTGCGTATCTAGATCAAGAAGAAGATTTAAATTATTATTATATTTTGTTTGAAACGGGAGAATGGTGGAGATCAATAGAAAACTTGTAA
- a CDS encoding YpmA family protein has product MESKIEVISTLRIQNTPDLYKIVDVLNRTLKEKDLMFGLALDGEDQEQAVFTIYRT; this is encoded by the coding sequence ATGGAAAGCAAAATCGAAGTCATTTCAACATTACGCATTCAAAACACCCCTGATTTATATAAAATAGTGGATGTTTTGAATCGCACATTGAAAGAGAAGGATTTAATGTTTGGGTTAGCCTTAGACGGAGAAGATCAAGAACAAGCTGTTTTTACGATCTATCGTACATAA
- the dinG gene encoding ATP-dependent DNA helicase DinG translates to MKLKRMVVVDLETTGNSPKKGDKIIQLSAVIVEDGKIIDQYTTFLNPHTSIPLFIEELTGINEEMVQDAPVFADIAPKIREILADSVFVAHNVQFDLTFLLAELEQAGYPLFSGPTIDTVELAKIILPTSDSFKLTELSERFAYQHDQPHRADSDAIVTAELLLLFIKQINDFPLVTLRILEELASYLKSDIGMIMQATIRAKEKKVEELPQQLEIFRGLALRKRKKIIDVHPKQASTYPRTENEKREILRKLPGFESREGQVEMMNEVYNSFTHDRHCMIEAGTGIGKSIGYLLPAAYRAYETEEPVVISTHTIQLQTQLLHKELPNLERLLPFSLNIALLKGQSHYLNIYKFEQLLAEEDSQYDTVITKMQLLVWLLKTEHGDVDELNLSSGGRIFWNRLKHDNWSLSKTENPWLDRDFYAHAKQKAAVAHLIITNHSMLLTDVKTMGTILPKYQYLVLDEAHHVESVARRYLGSSVDFISVRFLMGQLGTLEQKQLFYKLDELIHRHALAVPYNPFELDSLIGESFENIHELFQLLGQTVLQFHRSKTNQKVTVSLEQTMRKPLIYAAERVYSSVGDVEKNLRMIVEQIVEAYKWLPHRDKVFIQECYAFLTQWNEFGMNVESMLLKPDNEDVVWLEGDVRSIPNSLELTLQPISVGPVLVQSLYSKKKSIVFTSATLTVKHSFAYFQQALGLTENVGTFRFPSPFAFKEKSKLLIPTDIPDIQSVSIEEYSESIAGHLIPIAEATKGRMLILFTSYEMLKLTYDLMKESGLLDDYILMAQGITGGSRQRLTKNFQRFEKAILFGTNSFWEGVDIPGDDLSCLVMVRLPFASPSEPVTKAKSKKLQQSGINSFSHYSLPEAVIRFKQGVGRLLRRSSDKGLILIFDRRILTARYGTEFLESIPDIPVSEVPLDGILDTINSWL, encoded by the coding sequence TTGTTGCTCACAATGTTCAATTTGACCTAACATTTCTTCTGGCAGAATTGGAGCAAGCGGGATATCCACTTTTTTCAGGGCCTACAATAGATACGGTTGAATTAGCTAAAATTATTTTACCGACTTCGGATAGTTTTAAATTAACGGAGCTTTCAGAACGCTTTGCCTATCAACATGACCAACCGCATCGTGCCGATAGTGATGCTATCGTAACTGCGGAATTATTGTTATTGTTTATTAAGCAAATAAATGATTTTCCACTAGTAACTCTCCGTATTTTAGAGGAGCTAGCCAGCTATTTAAAAAGTGATATTGGTATGATTATGCAAGCAACCATTCGAGCGAAAGAGAAGAAAGTCGAAGAACTTCCACAACAATTAGAAATATTCCGAGGGCTGGCTTTGCGTAAAAGGAAAAAAATCATTGATGTACATCCAAAACAAGCAAGTACATATCCACGTACGGAAAACGAAAAAAGAGAAATTTTAAGAAAACTACCAGGGTTTGAATCACGAGAAGGTCAAGTAGAGATGATGAATGAAGTGTATAACAGTTTTACTCATGATCGTCACTGTATGATTGAAGCTGGAACTGGAATTGGAAAGTCAATAGGCTACTTACTTCCTGCAGCGTATCGCGCTTATGAAACAGAAGAACCGGTAGTAATCAGTACTCATACGATTCAATTGCAAACACAACTGTTGCACAAAGAGTTACCAAACCTAGAACGCCTTCTGCCATTTTCATTGAACATCGCATTATTGAAAGGACAAAGTCATTATTTGAATATCTATAAATTCGAACAACTACTAGCTGAAGAAGACAGTCAGTATGATACAGTCATAACGAAGATGCAATTACTCGTTTGGTTATTAAAGACTGAACATGGGGATGTTGATGAATTAAACTTATCTAGTGGTGGACGAATTTTTTGGAATCGATTAAAGCATGACAATTGGTCTCTTTCAAAAACGGAGAACCCGTGGCTAGATAGGGACTTTTATGCTCATGCAAAACAAAAAGCTGCAGTCGCTCATCTTATTATTACAAATCATAGTATGTTATTAACAGATGTGAAAACTATGGGGACAATTTTACCGAAATATCAATATTTAGTTCTTGATGAAGCTCATCATGTTGAAAGTGTGGCGAGAAGATACTTAGGAAGCTCAGTCGATTTTATATCAGTGCGCTTTTTAATGGGACAACTAGGGACCCTTGAACAAAAACAGTTGTTTTATAAACTCGATGAACTCATCCACCGTCACGCATTGGCTGTGCCGTATAATCCATTTGAATTAGATTCACTAATCGGTGAGTCCTTTGAAAACATTCATGAATTATTCCAGTTACTAGGTCAAACAGTACTACAGTTTCATAGATCAAAAACCAATCAAAAAGTAACCGTCTCGCTGGAGCAAACGATGAGAAAACCGCTTATCTACGCCGCAGAGCGTGTATATAGCAGTGTAGGGGATGTTGAAAAGAACTTACGCATGATAGTCGAACAAATTGTAGAAGCGTATAAATGGCTTCCTCATCGTGATAAAGTGTTTATTCAAGAATGTTATGCCTTTCTCACACAATGGAATGAATTTGGAATGAATGTAGAAAGTATGTTATTGAAACCTGACAATGAAGATGTGGTCTGGCTAGAAGGTGATGTTCGTTCGATCCCGAATAGCCTTGAATTGACGTTGCAACCGATATCAGTAGGACCTGTGTTAGTTCAGTCTTTATATTCCAAAAAGAAAAGCATTGTTTTCACATCTGCAACGTTAACTGTCAAACATTCCTTTGCCTATTTTCAACAAGCTTTAGGGTTAACTGAAAATGTTGGAACGTTTCGATTTCCTTCTCCTTTTGCCTTTAAAGAGAAGTCTAAATTGCTAATTCCAACAGATATTCCCGATATTCAATCCGTCTCAATTGAAGAGTATTCAGAATCGATTGCGGGTCATTTAATCCCTATTGCAGAGGCTACAAAAGGGAGAATGTTGATTTTATTTACTTCCTATGAAATGCTGAAGTTAACTTATGACTTGATGAAAGAAAGCGGCTTACTTGACGATTACATTTTGATGGCACAAGGAATTACAGGTGGAAGTCGTCAACGGCTAACCAAAAATTTTCAGCGGTTTGAAAAAGCGATATTATTTGGAACAAATAGCTTTTGGGAAGGTGTAGACATTCCAGGGGATGATTTATCCTGCTTAGTCATGGTTCGCCTTCCGTTTGCATCTCCCAGTGAACCGGTTACGAAAGCGAAAAGTAAAAAACTCCAGCAATCAGGGATAAATTCGTTTTCTCATTATTCATTACCAGAAGCGGTTATCCGTTTTAAACAAGGAGTTGGACGACTACTACGAAGAAGTTCAGATAAGGGTCTCATTCTAATATTTGATCGGAGAATTTTGACGGCCCGTTATGGAACGGAATTTTTAGAATCGATTCCAGATATTCCAGTAAGTGAAGTACCTCTAGACGGAATTCTCGATACAATAAATTCGTGGTTATAA